A window from Sceloporus undulatus isolate JIND9_A2432 ecotype Alabama chromosome 8, SceUnd_v1.1, whole genome shotgun sequence encodes these proteins:
- the RIPOR1 gene encoding rho family-interacting cell polarization regulator 1 isoform X3, translating into MMSLSVRPQRRSLIVRINRSQSFAGVNSTQDKSFRNFPAFSTPTVSRKSGSRVSRMFSMSHKSPPPKVPQPERLDEVYEALKKGLTAYVEVHQVELDKLTTQIRESKRNSRLGFLYDLDKQVKSIERFLRRLEFHASKIDELYEAYCIQRRLRDGAHNMVKAYTTGSPGSKEARESLAEAGKGYKEYTENMCLLENELESQLGEFHIKMKGLAGFARLCAGDQYEIFMRYGRQRWKLRGRIEANSKQVWDSEEMIFLPLITEFLSIKVTELKSLASHVVVGNVSCETKDLFAALPQVVAVDINDLGTIKLSLEVNWNPFDKEDQPSSASTVNKTSTVNKRFSTYNQSPPDTPSMREQAFYNMLRQQEELENGAAWSISSESSDDSSSPQLSGSARHSLPRSIVQPAVQATAPAIEIAFTQPQDKEPPVLQEEVAVAVANGHVPYARTLSQISEASVDLPVAEDGECLVPRDFNPRELPPMETNSLPQSVALMLDAQISEGGEQEADTNKANPVAEQSEETACQAQDVQQPKSSLTLPATPRELQPTGVSEAPRPKPVVDSGLEEAISSLASALDDYRGQFPELQTLEQELKHLEEILLQKQGVCLSRASSTSLTVEHALESFSFLNASDTEDSDDDGRTSNVKSASASRFPATGETVAEETAGSVNLEEGSEPMSTGNEFLDQALVLHLKHCNHLLLKLGNFGPLRCREMYALDRLSREVQVLEVVCRLVEEQARTANSVEEVVQFSTWKEGVLPFWDSCVTTPNVYTCPVEKFLQTLGSQYGARINERQQGLADPVCVKLAEELLQRRLPRRQGSCQSEQVTLFQYWSHFEVLPILTLDSYILELAEEVLLAQNLNSDDQDVVLKALKRVPESRLRKDGMKALSLLLVEGNSKVVGAVSAQLRSLSENPGFRERALLCYLEQLEDEEVQTRIAACAALGCLKAKESIEQLVYLCQTDKEAVREAAKQSLMLCDGTERTI; encoded by the exons ATGATGTCGCTCTCAGTGCGGCCCCAGCGACGCAGTCTGATAGTCAGGATCAATAGGAGCCAATCTTTTGCTGGTGTCAACTCTACCCAGGACAAATCTTTCCG GAATTTTCCTGCATTCAGCACACCAACTGTCTCCAGGAAGTCTGGCTCCAGAGTCAGTAGGATGTTTTCAATGTCTCACAAGTCCCCCCCACCCAAGGTGCCCCAGCCAGAACGACTTGATGAAGTATATGAAGCGCTGAAGAAGGGACTAAC GGCTTACGTAGAAGTGCACCAGGTGGAGCTTGACAAGCTGACCACTCAGATCCGTGAGTCCAAGAGGAATTCTCGTTTG gGCTTTCTTTATGATCTTGATAAG CAAGTCAAGTCAATTGAACGATTCCTACGCCGTCTGGAGTTTCATGCCAGCAAG ATAGATGAGCTCTATGAGGCTTACTGCATCCAGCGACGGCTCCGGGATGgagcccacaacatggttaagGCCTACACAACCGGATCACCTGGTAGCAAGGAAGCACGTGAGAGCTTGGCCGAAGCTGGCAAGGGCTACAAGGAGTACACAGAG AATATGTGTCTATTGGAGAATGAACTTGAGAGCCAGTTGGGAGAATTCCACATCAAGATGAAAG GATTGGCTGGCTTTGCTAGGCTGTGTGCTGGGGACCAATATGAG ATCTTCATGAGGTATGGTCGCCAGCGATGGAAGCTGCGGGGTCGCATTGAGGCAAACAGCAAGCAAGtgtgggacagtgaagaaatgaTCTTCCTGCCTCTCATTACAGAGTTCCTGTCTATCAAG GTGACAGAGCTCAAGAGCTTGGCCAGTcatgtggtggtggggaatgtcTCCTGTGAGACCAAGGACCTTTTTGCAGCACTCCCCCAAGTGGTGGCAGTGGATATTAATGATCTGGGCACCATCAAGCTGAGCCTGGAGGTGAACTGGAA CCCATTTGACAAAGAGGACCAGCCATCATCAGCCAGCACTGTAAATAAGACATCCACAGTCAACAAGAGATTTTCTACATACAACCAGAGTCCACCCGACACACCTTCCATGCGGGAACAGGCGTTTTAT AACATGCTGCGGCAACAGGAAGAGCTGGAGAACGGGGCAGCATGGTCTATCTCTTCAGAGTCATCAGACGATTCCTCCAGCCCTCAGCTGTCAGGAAGTGCCCGCCACTCCTTGCCAAGGTCAATTGTGCAACCTGCTGTGCAGGCCACTGCACCCGCCATAGAAATTGCCTTTACTCAGCCTCAGGACAAAGAGCCACCAGTCCTTCAAGAGGAGGTGGCTGTGGCTGTGGCTAATGGGCATGTGCCCTATGCCCGGACTCTTAGCCAGATCAGCGAAGCCAGCGTGGACCTGCCTGTGGCTGAGGATGGGGAATGCCTTGTCCCCAGAGACTTTAATCCTAGGGAGCTGCCTCCCATGGAGACGAACTCTTTGCCTCAAAGTGTGGCCTTGATGCTTGATGCTCAGATCAGTGAAGGTGGGGAGCAAGAGGCTGACACAAATAAGGCCAACCCTGTTGCAGAGCAGAGTGAAGAGACAGCCTGTCAGGCCCAGGATGTTCAGCAGCCCAAGTCCTCATTGACACTTCCAGCAACCCCAAGGGAGCTTCAGCCAACAGGAGTCTCAGAGGCACCAAGACCCAAGCCTGTAGTAGATTCTGGACTGGAGGAAGCTATCAGCTCACTGGCCTCTGCTCTGGATGACTACCGGGGACAGTTCCCAGAGCTGCAGACCCTAGAACAGGAGCTCAAACATCTAGAGGAAATTCTTCTG CAAAAGCAGGGTGTATGCCTGAGCCGGGCTTCCAGCACTAGTCTGACAGTGGAGCATGCCCTTGAAAGTTTTAGCTTCCTCAATGCTTCTGATACTGAGGATTCAGATGATGACGG GAGGACAAGCAATGTCAAATCTGCTTCCGCAAGTAGATTTCCAGCTACTGGAGAGACTGTTGCTGAAGAGACCGCAGGGTCCGTGAATTTAGAGGAGGGCTCAGAGCCCATGAGTACTGGCAATGAGTTCCTTGACCAGGCCTTAGTCCTGCATCTCAAGCACTGCAACCATTTGCTGCTG AAGCTGGGCAATTTTGGACCTCTCCGCTGCCGGGAGATGTATGCACTTGACAGGCTGTCAAGGGAAGTGCAGGTCCTGGAGGTGGTTTGTCGCCTGGTGGAGGAGCAAGCAAGGACAGCCAACTCTGTCGAAGAAG TGGTCCAGTTTTCCACATGGAAAGAGGGGGTACTGCCTTTCTGGGACAGTTGTGTCACCACCCCTAACGTGTACACCTGCCCCGTAGAAAAGTTCCTGCAGACTCTTGGTTCCCAGTATGGAGCACGAATCAATGAACGGCAACAAGGCCTAGCAGATCCAG TATGTGTGAAACTGGCAGAGGAGCTTCTACAGCGCAGGCTACCCAGACGCCAGGGGAGCTGCCAATCTGAACAAGTCACCCTCTTCCAGTACTGGAGCCACTTTGAGGTTCTGCCCATCTTAACACTGGACTCATATATCTTGGAGTTGGCAGAAGAAG TTTTGCTAGCACAGAACCTGAACTCCGATGACCAAGATGTGGTATTGAAAGCCCTGAAGCGTGTTCCTGAGAGCCGGCTCCGCAAAGATGGAATGAAAGCTTTAAGCCTGCTTCTTGTTGAAGGAAACAGCAAAGTTGTTGGGGCTGTGTCAGCACAGCTGCGAAGCCTGTCAGAGAACCCTGGCTTCAGGGAGCGG GCCCTGCTTTGCTATCTTGAGCAGCTGGAGGATGAAGAGGTGCAAACACGGATTGCTGCTTGTGCAGCCTTGGGATGTCTGAAG GCCAAGGAGAGTATTGAGCAGCTGGTGTACCTGTGCCAAACTGACAAAGAGGCTGTGCGAGAGGCAGCCAAACAGAGCCTCATGCTGTGTG ATGGCACTGAGAGAACCATCTGA
- the RIPOR1 gene encoding rho family-interacting cell polarization regulator 1 isoform X1, with translation MMSLSVRPQRRSLIVRINRSQSFAGVNSTQDKSFRNFPAFSTPTVSRKSGSRVSRMFSMSHKSPPPKVPQPERLDEVYEALKKGLTAYVEVHQVELDKLTTQIRESKRNSRLGFLYDLDKQVKSIERFLRRLEFHASKIDELYEAYCIQRRLRDGAHNMVKAYTTGSPGSKEARESLAEAGKGYKEYTENMCLLENELESQLGEFHIKMKGLAGFARLCAGDQYEIFMRYGRQRWKLRGRIEANSKQVWDSEEMIFLPLITEFLSIKVTELKSLASHVVVGNVSCETKDLFAALPQVVAVDINDLGTIKLSLEVNWNPFDKEDQPSSASTVNKTSTVNKRFSTYNQSPPDTPSMREQAFYNMLRQQEELENGAAWSISSESSDDSSSPQLSGSARHSLPRSIVQPAVQATAPAIEIAFTQPQDKEPPVLQEEVAVAVANGHVPYARTLSQISEASVDLPVAEDGECLVPRDFNPRELPPMETNSLPQSVALMLDAQISEGGEQEADTNKANPVAEQSEETACQAQDVQQPKSSLTLPATPRELQPTGVSEAPRPKPVVDSGLEEAISSLASALDDYRGQFPELQTLEQELKHLEEILLQKQGVCLSRASSTSLTVEHALESFSFLNASDTEDSDDDGRTSNVKSASASRFPATGETVAEETAGSVNLEEGSEPMSTGNEFLDQALVLHLKHCNHLLLKLGNFGPLRCREMYALDRLSREVQVLEVVCRLVEEQARTANSVEEVVQFSTWKEGVLPFWDSCVTTPNVYTCPVEKFLQTLGSQYGARINERQQGLADPVCVKLAEELLQRRLPRRQGSCQSEQVTLFQYWSHFEVLPILTLDSYILELAEEVLLAQNLNSDDQDVVLKALKRVPESRLRKDGMKALSLLLVEGNSKVVGAVSAQLRSLSENPGFRERALLCYLEQLEDEEVQTRIAACAALGCLKAKESIEQLVYLCQTDKEAVREAAKQSLMLCGEDGKSAHRRLEESLDSLPRIFAPGSMASTAF, from the exons ATGATGTCGCTCTCAGTGCGGCCCCAGCGACGCAGTCTGATAGTCAGGATCAATAGGAGCCAATCTTTTGCTGGTGTCAACTCTACCCAGGACAAATCTTTCCG GAATTTTCCTGCATTCAGCACACCAACTGTCTCCAGGAAGTCTGGCTCCAGAGTCAGTAGGATGTTTTCAATGTCTCACAAGTCCCCCCCACCCAAGGTGCCCCAGCCAGAACGACTTGATGAAGTATATGAAGCGCTGAAGAAGGGACTAAC GGCTTACGTAGAAGTGCACCAGGTGGAGCTTGACAAGCTGACCACTCAGATCCGTGAGTCCAAGAGGAATTCTCGTTTG gGCTTTCTTTATGATCTTGATAAG CAAGTCAAGTCAATTGAACGATTCCTACGCCGTCTGGAGTTTCATGCCAGCAAG ATAGATGAGCTCTATGAGGCTTACTGCATCCAGCGACGGCTCCGGGATGgagcccacaacatggttaagGCCTACACAACCGGATCACCTGGTAGCAAGGAAGCACGTGAGAGCTTGGCCGAAGCTGGCAAGGGCTACAAGGAGTACACAGAG AATATGTGTCTATTGGAGAATGAACTTGAGAGCCAGTTGGGAGAATTCCACATCAAGATGAAAG GATTGGCTGGCTTTGCTAGGCTGTGTGCTGGGGACCAATATGAG ATCTTCATGAGGTATGGTCGCCAGCGATGGAAGCTGCGGGGTCGCATTGAGGCAAACAGCAAGCAAGtgtgggacagtgaagaaatgaTCTTCCTGCCTCTCATTACAGAGTTCCTGTCTATCAAG GTGACAGAGCTCAAGAGCTTGGCCAGTcatgtggtggtggggaatgtcTCCTGTGAGACCAAGGACCTTTTTGCAGCACTCCCCCAAGTGGTGGCAGTGGATATTAATGATCTGGGCACCATCAAGCTGAGCCTGGAGGTGAACTGGAA CCCATTTGACAAAGAGGACCAGCCATCATCAGCCAGCACTGTAAATAAGACATCCACAGTCAACAAGAGATTTTCTACATACAACCAGAGTCCACCCGACACACCTTCCATGCGGGAACAGGCGTTTTAT AACATGCTGCGGCAACAGGAAGAGCTGGAGAACGGGGCAGCATGGTCTATCTCTTCAGAGTCATCAGACGATTCCTCCAGCCCTCAGCTGTCAGGAAGTGCCCGCCACTCCTTGCCAAGGTCAATTGTGCAACCTGCTGTGCAGGCCACTGCACCCGCCATAGAAATTGCCTTTACTCAGCCTCAGGACAAAGAGCCACCAGTCCTTCAAGAGGAGGTGGCTGTGGCTGTGGCTAATGGGCATGTGCCCTATGCCCGGACTCTTAGCCAGATCAGCGAAGCCAGCGTGGACCTGCCTGTGGCTGAGGATGGGGAATGCCTTGTCCCCAGAGACTTTAATCCTAGGGAGCTGCCTCCCATGGAGACGAACTCTTTGCCTCAAAGTGTGGCCTTGATGCTTGATGCTCAGATCAGTGAAGGTGGGGAGCAAGAGGCTGACACAAATAAGGCCAACCCTGTTGCAGAGCAGAGTGAAGAGACAGCCTGTCAGGCCCAGGATGTTCAGCAGCCCAAGTCCTCATTGACACTTCCAGCAACCCCAAGGGAGCTTCAGCCAACAGGAGTCTCAGAGGCACCAAGACCCAAGCCTGTAGTAGATTCTGGACTGGAGGAAGCTATCAGCTCACTGGCCTCTGCTCTGGATGACTACCGGGGACAGTTCCCAGAGCTGCAGACCCTAGAACAGGAGCTCAAACATCTAGAGGAAATTCTTCTG CAAAAGCAGGGTGTATGCCTGAGCCGGGCTTCCAGCACTAGTCTGACAGTGGAGCATGCCCTTGAAAGTTTTAGCTTCCTCAATGCTTCTGATACTGAGGATTCAGATGATGACGG GAGGACAAGCAATGTCAAATCTGCTTCCGCAAGTAGATTTCCAGCTACTGGAGAGACTGTTGCTGAAGAGACCGCAGGGTCCGTGAATTTAGAGGAGGGCTCAGAGCCCATGAGTACTGGCAATGAGTTCCTTGACCAGGCCTTAGTCCTGCATCTCAAGCACTGCAACCATTTGCTGCTG AAGCTGGGCAATTTTGGACCTCTCCGCTGCCGGGAGATGTATGCACTTGACAGGCTGTCAAGGGAAGTGCAGGTCCTGGAGGTGGTTTGTCGCCTGGTGGAGGAGCAAGCAAGGACAGCCAACTCTGTCGAAGAAG TGGTCCAGTTTTCCACATGGAAAGAGGGGGTACTGCCTTTCTGGGACAGTTGTGTCACCACCCCTAACGTGTACACCTGCCCCGTAGAAAAGTTCCTGCAGACTCTTGGTTCCCAGTATGGAGCACGAATCAATGAACGGCAACAAGGCCTAGCAGATCCAG TATGTGTGAAACTGGCAGAGGAGCTTCTACAGCGCAGGCTACCCAGACGCCAGGGGAGCTGCCAATCTGAACAAGTCACCCTCTTCCAGTACTGGAGCCACTTTGAGGTTCTGCCCATCTTAACACTGGACTCATATATCTTGGAGTTGGCAGAAGAAG TTTTGCTAGCACAGAACCTGAACTCCGATGACCAAGATGTGGTATTGAAAGCCCTGAAGCGTGTTCCTGAGAGCCGGCTCCGCAAAGATGGAATGAAAGCTTTAAGCCTGCTTCTTGTTGAAGGAAACAGCAAAGTTGTTGGGGCTGTGTCAGCACAGCTGCGAAGCCTGTCAGAGAACCCTGGCTTCAGGGAGCGG GCCCTGCTTTGCTATCTTGAGCAGCTGGAGGATGAAGAGGTGCAAACACGGATTGCTGCTTGTGCAGCCTTGGGATGTCTGAAG GCCAAGGAGAGTATTGAGCAGCTGGTGTACCTGTGCCAAACTGACAAAGAGGCTGTGCGAGAGGCAGCCAAACAGAGCCTCATGCTGTGTG
- the RIPOR1 gene encoding rho family-interacting cell polarization regulator 1 isoform X4: MKGKYKGSPSQWSSMMSLSVRPQRRSLIVRINRSQSFAGVNSTQDKSFRNFPAFSTPTVSRKSGSRVSRMFSMSHKSPPPKVPQPERLDEVYEALKKGLTAYVEVHQVELDKLTTQIRESKRNSRLGFLYDLDKQVKSIERFLRRLEFHASKIDELYEAYCIQRRLRDGAHNMVKAYTTGSPGSKEARESLAEAGKGYKEYTENMCLLENELESQLGEFHIKMKGLAGFARLCAGDQYEIFMRYGRQRWKLRGRIEANSKQVWDSEEMIFLPLITEFLSIKVTELKSLASHVVVGNVSCETKDLFAALPQVVAVDINDLGTIKLSLEVNWNPFDKEDQPSSASTVNKTSTVNKRFSTYNQSPPDTPSMREQAFYNMLRQQEELENGAAWSISSESSDDSSSPQLSGSARHSLPRSIVQPAVQATAPAIEIAFTQPQDKEPPVLQEEVAVAVANGHVPYARTLSQISEASVDLPVAEDGECLVPRDFNPRELPPMETNSLPQSVALMLDAQISEGGEQEADTNKANPVAEQSEETACQAQDVQQPKSSLTLPATPRELQPTGVSEAPRPKPVVDSGLEEAISSLASALDDYRGQFPELQTLEQELKHLEEILLQKQGVCLSRASSTSLTVEHALESFSFLNASDTEDSDDDGRTSNVKSASASRFPATGETVAEETAGSVNLEEGSEPMSTGNEFLDQALVLHLKHCNHLLLKLGNFGPLRCREMYALDRLSREVQVLEVVCRLVEEQARTANSVEEVVQFSTWKEGVLPFWDSCVTTPNVYTCPVEKFLQTLGSQYGARINERQQGLADPVCVKLAEELLQRRLPRRQGSCQSEQVTLFQYWSHFEVLPILTLDSYILELAEEVLLAQNLNSDDQDVVLKALKRVPESRLRKDGMKALSLLLVEGNSKVVGAVSAQLRSLSENPGFRERALLCYLEQLEDEEVQTRIAACAALGCLKAKESIEQLVYLCQTDKEAVREAAKQSLMLCGEDGKSAHRRLEESLDSLPRIFAPGSMASTAF, encoded by the exons GGAGTCCCTCCCAGTGGAGTTCGATGATGTCGCTCTCAGTGCGGCCCCAGCGACGCAGTCTGATAGTCAGGATCAATAGGAGCCAATCTTTTGCTGGTGTCAACTCTACCCAGGACAAATCTTTCCG GAATTTTCCTGCATTCAGCACACCAACTGTCTCCAGGAAGTCTGGCTCCAGAGTCAGTAGGATGTTTTCAATGTCTCACAAGTCCCCCCCACCCAAGGTGCCCCAGCCAGAACGACTTGATGAAGTATATGAAGCGCTGAAGAAGGGACTAAC GGCTTACGTAGAAGTGCACCAGGTGGAGCTTGACAAGCTGACCACTCAGATCCGTGAGTCCAAGAGGAATTCTCGTTTG gGCTTTCTTTATGATCTTGATAAG CAAGTCAAGTCAATTGAACGATTCCTACGCCGTCTGGAGTTTCATGCCAGCAAG ATAGATGAGCTCTATGAGGCTTACTGCATCCAGCGACGGCTCCGGGATGgagcccacaacatggttaagGCCTACACAACCGGATCACCTGGTAGCAAGGAAGCACGTGAGAGCTTGGCCGAAGCTGGCAAGGGCTACAAGGAGTACACAGAG AATATGTGTCTATTGGAGAATGAACTTGAGAGCCAGTTGGGAGAATTCCACATCAAGATGAAAG GATTGGCTGGCTTTGCTAGGCTGTGTGCTGGGGACCAATATGAG ATCTTCATGAGGTATGGTCGCCAGCGATGGAAGCTGCGGGGTCGCATTGAGGCAAACAGCAAGCAAGtgtgggacagtgaagaaatgaTCTTCCTGCCTCTCATTACAGAGTTCCTGTCTATCAAG GTGACAGAGCTCAAGAGCTTGGCCAGTcatgtggtggtggggaatgtcTCCTGTGAGACCAAGGACCTTTTTGCAGCACTCCCCCAAGTGGTGGCAGTGGATATTAATGATCTGGGCACCATCAAGCTGAGCCTGGAGGTGAACTGGAA CCCATTTGACAAAGAGGACCAGCCATCATCAGCCAGCACTGTAAATAAGACATCCACAGTCAACAAGAGATTTTCTACATACAACCAGAGTCCACCCGACACACCTTCCATGCGGGAACAGGCGTTTTAT AACATGCTGCGGCAACAGGAAGAGCTGGAGAACGGGGCAGCATGGTCTATCTCTTCAGAGTCATCAGACGATTCCTCCAGCCCTCAGCTGTCAGGAAGTGCCCGCCACTCCTTGCCAAGGTCAATTGTGCAACCTGCTGTGCAGGCCACTGCACCCGCCATAGAAATTGCCTTTACTCAGCCTCAGGACAAAGAGCCACCAGTCCTTCAAGAGGAGGTGGCTGTGGCTGTGGCTAATGGGCATGTGCCCTATGCCCGGACTCTTAGCCAGATCAGCGAAGCCAGCGTGGACCTGCCTGTGGCTGAGGATGGGGAATGCCTTGTCCCCAGAGACTTTAATCCTAGGGAGCTGCCTCCCATGGAGACGAACTCTTTGCCTCAAAGTGTGGCCTTGATGCTTGATGCTCAGATCAGTGAAGGTGGGGAGCAAGAGGCTGACACAAATAAGGCCAACCCTGTTGCAGAGCAGAGTGAAGAGACAGCCTGTCAGGCCCAGGATGTTCAGCAGCCCAAGTCCTCATTGACACTTCCAGCAACCCCAAGGGAGCTTCAGCCAACAGGAGTCTCAGAGGCACCAAGACCCAAGCCTGTAGTAGATTCTGGACTGGAGGAAGCTATCAGCTCACTGGCCTCTGCTCTGGATGACTACCGGGGACAGTTCCCAGAGCTGCAGACCCTAGAACAGGAGCTCAAACATCTAGAGGAAATTCTTCTG CAAAAGCAGGGTGTATGCCTGAGCCGGGCTTCCAGCACTAGTCTGACAGTGGAGCATGCCCTTGAAAGTTTTAGCTTCCTCAATGCTTCTGATACTGAGGATTCAGATGATGACGG GAGGACAAGCAATGTCAAATCTGCTTCCGCAAGTAGATTTCCAGCTACTGGAGAGACTGTTGCTGAAGAGACCGCAGGGTCCGTGAATTTAGAGGAGGGCTCAGAGCCCATGAGTACTGGCAATGAGTTCCTTGACCAGGCCTTAGTCCTGCATCTCAAGCACTGCAACCATTTGCTGCTG AAGCTGGGCAATTTTGGACCTCTCCGCTGCCGGGAGATGTATGCACTTGACAGGCTGTCAAGGGAAGTGCAGGTCCTGGAGGTGGTTTGTCGCCTGGTGGAGGAGCAAGCAAGGACAGCCAACTCTGTCGAAGAAG TGGTCCAGTTTTCCACATGGAAAGAGGGGGTACTGCCTTTCTGGGACAGTTGTGTCACCACCCCTAACGTGTACACCTGCCCCGTAGAAAAGTTCCTGCAGACTCTTGGTTCCCAGTATGGAGCACGAATCAATGAACGGCAACAAGGCCTAGCAGATCCAG TATGTGTGAAACTGGCAGAGGAGCTTCTACAGCGCAGGCTACCCAGACGCCAGGGGAGCTGCCAATCTGAACAAGTCACCCTCTTCCAGTACTGGAGCCACTTTGAGGTTCTGCCCATCTTAACACTGGACTCATATATCTTGGAGTTGGCAGAAGAAG TTTTGCTAGCACAGAACCTGAACTCCGATGACCAAGATGTGGTATTGAAAGCCCTGAAGCGTGTTCCTGAGAGCCGGCTCCGCAAAGATGGAATGAAAGCTTTAAGCCTGCTTCTTGTTGAAGGAAACAGCAAAGTTGTTGGGGCTGTGTCAGCACAGCTGCGAAGCCTGTCAGAGAACCCTGGCTTCAGGGAGCGG GCCCTGCTTTGCTATCTTGAGCAGCTGGAGGATGAAGAGGTGCAAACACGGATTGCTGCTTGTGCAGCCTTGGGATGTCTGAAG GCCAAGGAGAGTATTGAGCAGCTGGTGTACCTGTGCCAAACTGACAAAGAGGCTGTGCGAGAGGCAGCCAAACAGAGCCTCATGCTGTGTG